Genomic segment of Planctomycetaceae bacterium:
TTCTGAGGGATCCTACAAATGTGGGTGTCGTTATCTTTGATCCCTTCTCTGGTATCATTATTCAATGCCGCAAGAAGCGGACAATCGAGATCAACGGCAAGCAAGTGACTCCAGCGCTGGTATTGAAGAAGCATCCCCGGAGCGGCACACGATCTTTTCTGACAAGACTTCCGACTCGGTCAGTGCTTGTCAAGGGCGTGCTGAAAGTAAAGATTATGCCTCGTTGGATGCTACCGGCTTGGGATGGAGGTGAGATACTGGAGCAAGTTGAATGCGGCCCTTCAATATTTGAGGTACAAGATGCAGTTAGAGCAATGATTACTGATGATCCCGCCCTTCGGGACCAGAAGTCGTTCCATGTTTGGGCTCATTTTGCGGGATTTTCTGGGATGCCCTTTTTTCAAGACGAGTACAAGGCGACAGACGACAAGCAGGGAAGTGCCCGAAGTACAAGAAGAAGAAATCCGGACGAGGATGATGCGGGGTCCGTATAGTGGCCCAGAGGATCGTGAGTACCGGACCTGAGTGCCCATACCCCCGAATACGACGTTGCCACCTTCGCCCGCCGGTGCATAATCTCGGTCAACCTATCCCCTCCCCGCCCCAGACCGTGAGGGTGAGGGCTGGAGACTCGCGGCGGCCCCGTTGCGGGGCCCATGGCTGGGACTAAAGGGACTAAAGAGGGACTAAAGGGGGGACTAAAGGGGTCAGGAACCTTTTCGTGTTGCATTGCTTGGCAGGAGGCGGTATGCTGTTGCCATGCCGCGAAGTCTTCGGGTCAATCTGGGCGGGTTTGTCTATCACGTGCTCAACCGCTCCAACGGGCGGCAGAGGCTGTTCCGCTGCGACGAGGACTACCCGTTGTTCCTCGACGTGCTGGCGGCCGCGCATGAGCGCGTGGCGATGCGCACGATCGGCTATTGCGTCATGCCCAATCACTGGCACCTGCTCCTCTGGCCGCGCGACGACGGCGACCTGTCGGCGTTCGTGCGGTGGCTGACGCTGACGCACACGCAGCGTGTCCACGCCCGGCGCGGCACGGCCGGGGCCGGGCACATCTACCCGGGGCGGTTCAAGAGTTTCCT
This window contains:
- a CDS encoding transposase; amino-acid sequence: MPRSLRVNLGGFVYHVLNRSNGRQRLFRCDEDYPLFLDVLAAAHERVAMRTIGYCVMPNHWHLLLWPRDDGDLSAFVRWLTLTHTQRVHARRGTAGAGHIYPGRFKSFLIEQTRPPAALRAMGVLEGGDAVLSVLRYVERNAVKVGLASRAEAWPWCSAHARLVGGQTPVPLTPPPGGLPQDWLDWVNRPHSDKELAALQRCIERGVPFGREP